The Delphinus delphis chromosome 2, mDelDel1.2, whole genome shotgun sequence genome segment CGGGACCCCCAGCCCTGGGAGCAAAGTCCAGGCAGGACACAGGCCACCACCTGGCTCTGTCCCATCAGCTGTGTGACCGGGGCCTGCCACCCGCCCGCTGAGACCCACGTCCTCGCCTGCCTCTCCTGTGGGCCAGGAGGCAGGGGTAACTCATAGGGCACCtgcctgggggagggtgggaaggggtgCCTGGCCCTCCCAGCAGGAAGGGACACTTGGACCCCGTGCTGGGGTCGCCTAACAGCTCCCCAAGGCTCCAGACGGCTGGGGGTCCCATCAGAGGCCCCCGTAGGCATCCCCGCGCCAGGCACCATGGCGGGGCCTGAGATCTGGAGTCATTAAGGCCCGAGGCATCCACTGTGACGACAGGCCGCACACGTCTGGCTGCTGCCCATCCCTGGCAAACAGGTTAAGTTCCTGCCACTCTCCACTCTCCCACCCTCACTCtgcagaggggaaactgaggcacgtgGTGTGACCCGGGTCAGCAACGGGACACAGTGCCTGTCTCCTGCCAGGCGCACCAGGTCTGGACACTTCTCCCAGAGGCCAGTGCTGGGGGTGGTGGTAAGGTGGGGCACCAGGAGGCCCCAGTCACCCCCGTGAGCCTGGCCCAGCTTAAATCTCAGATCCCAGGCCCTAAAGCAAGTCCTCGGTCCCTTCCTGGGCCTGGGCACCCTGGCTGAGAAGGGGAAGGAGCTCCAAGCCTGGCCCCTCTTCCCAGGGAGACCCCAGAGCAGACACCTCTCTCCCGCCAGCAGCAGGACGGACGGAGCGCCCATGCTGCCTGAGAGCGCCTCCCTCACGAGGCGGCCCTGCACCAGGGCCAGCAGGCCCGGCCCGGCTGCCCACCGGGTGAGCGGCCACGTTCTGAGCACCGTGTGCACGCTGCAAGGGCCCCTCTCGACTGCCCGGCCCCTTCCCACACGCTGGCCCACGAGTCCCTGCAAACCATCCCCACTGTGGCCCCGAGCCCAGAACCAGTTCGTGCCTGGTGGTTTTCTGCTCCTGGCACCAAAATGCCAGGGGGCGGGAGCCCATCCCTCAGGGACCCACCGCCCAGACCCCCTCGCCCACGCTGGACAGTACCTGGCTCAGACTAAGGAGCTGGGCGACCCCGCGGCCCAGCGTGCTGCCCCGCAGAGAGGGCCGGAGCTCGTCCGTGGCGGGCAGCGTCATCTCCCCGCGCAGGTCCCTGGCCAGCAGctgccgggggggggggcggggggtggcgcACGGAGACCCGGGCCAGCTCCATCAGGGCCCGGGCCCAGCAGCCCAGACAGACCTCGCAGGCCAGGCACCCCAGACCCCGGGAGAGGGCTGCCCAGGGCCTGAAACTCCTCCCTCGGGCTCCATGCCTGAGGCCGGAGCCTAACCCCAGGCAGATCCCCACACCaggccagccccaccctccagccctccagctcAGGGTCTCCCCGGGCCCCTGTGGCCTctgcccagccccagggcccagggACAGCCGTGTCTGAGGCCAGCCTgaaaagcaagagggaggggatacccTGGGACAGTTTGGGGATCCTTAGCCCAAGCCAGACCTGGGGCTCCTCAAGGGGAGGACAGGCAGTGCCCGGGCTTGGGGTTGGCAACCGATCGGGGGAGCCCCCCCGTCCTCGCCCCCTTCCAGACCCAGGCACACATCCCCCGGACTGGGCCCCGCCGCCCACCAGTGCAGGCCCAGGTCCCCGGCCGGAGGGGCACACACCTCCTTCCTACCATCCAGGCTCAGGCCCGGCAGGCCAAGCACATACGACAGCTTGGCCAGGGCCGCCTCCGATGTCATGTCGGAGCCTGAGATGGTGCCGGCTCCCGCCAGGGCCTGCAGGAACGGAGGCACCGGCGGACGACGGGGCACGGGGTCAAGCCGGACttgcccctgccctccctcccaaggCCTCGGTGTCCCCGCCCCACCGTGCCAGCACCATAGTCCGAGGTGACGGCGCCCTGAAGGCAGTGGGTGCAGTTGACGATGACTAGGCCTCGCTCAGCTGCCTCCCGCAGCTCCTGGAGCAGGTCGGGCTTGGTGGGCCCGTTTCCCGATCCGAAGGTTTCCAGGACCACGCCCTTTAGGGGGGGCTGCAGGAAGACCCGGACCTGCGGGGGCCGGGAGGCGAGGGTGAGGGGCCTGGCTTCCTGCTCCAGCAATGGGACCAACAGGCTGGCCCTGCACCCTCGGTGCCCGCCACGCTCCCCAACACATCCCCCCAAAGGGAACCTTGTCCCCTTCTAAGTGTTAAGGCCACAAACACCGTGGAAATGGGTCAGAGGTCACAAGGAGCCAGCTGGAGATGAGAAAGGCCATCAGAGGTCTCACGGAGCGAAGGGCCCCCATCCCAGCTGGGCCaccacaccgcccctcccggcCCCTGGCCCCTCCATCCGGTCCAAAGCTCTGCCCCGTCTGACACACAACAGGTGATGCTCCCAGCAAGCCAGTGTGTGGGGAAAGGGCCCTgcagctaaacacacacacatgcagggtTCTGCTTAAGCCAGGGTGCTGTCCGCACGTCCCACGAGGCTGCAAGGCTCCACTCGGAAGACAGaggacgggggcttccctggtggcgcagtggttaagagttcacctgccagtgcagggaacacaggttcgagccccggtccgggaagatcccacatgctgtggagcaactaagcccgtgagccacaactactgagcctgcgctctagaacccgcacgccagaactactgagcccgcagtgccacaactactgaagcccacgctcctagaaccacaactactgaagcccacgctcctagaacccatgctctgcaacaagagaagccatcgcaatgagaagcccacacaccgcaacgaagagcagcccccgctcgccacaactagagaaagcccgcgtgcagcaacgaagacccaacacagccaaaaataaattaattaattaaaaaaaaaaaaaagaagaggacgGGGTCTGGGGTTTACCTCAAACAAGGATGGTCCCCTCAGAGGCCACCCTGCGGGGACACCTGTTGCCCCGCTCAGCCGTGCCCTGTGTCAGCACAGAGGCCCCAGGGCTGAGCACTGTCTGTCCCTGAACCTGCTACACAGGGGGAGCCCAGAGGCCAAGCTGCTGGCCTGTGCAGCAGGCGTCCAGCCCTCTGGCTGTGCCCCACTCAGAGCCTTTCAGAACTGCCATTGGCTCCCTCTGCTTCTCCAGGTAGAGGCCAAAGGTGAAAGCAGACCTGTTGCTGGCAGATACCCGGGAACGGGGAGACTGGAGACCAGGACCCGCTGCCGCTGGAGCCTAGGTCACCAGCAGCAGGCCCTGCCCCGACAGCCCGCAAGTCCCCGTCGAGCGAAGCCCTGGGGGTCCCGTCCCCCCGCCTGAGCTCAGCGCAGCGTATGGCTCTGCACTCCCCCAGCTACGGCACGTTCTACAAAGACTTCACAGGCCGGCATGCTTTCCCAGAAGGAGCCTGTGCAGCTAAGCCCCACTTAGGATGGCAGCCTCGTGCAGTGGCCTCGAAGACGACCCTCATCTTCGAGGGCAGCCCTCACTGGAGCACGCCTCCAGCAAACCCCGTCTGTCCCCAGCGCCCTGGGAGGGGAGCAGCTCCAGTTCACAGACTGTGGCCCAGAGGTTAAAGGCAGCCCGATGCCGGGCCACCCCAGCTACAGCGACACACCTGGGAAGCCACGTGTGTCGGGTGGAAGAGGGGGCCGCAGTGCCCCGCCGGTCACAGCACCGAAGCAAGCGTATTCTGAGCCCCTGCAGCCCCGCACTCAGTGCCAGAGACGCCCAGAGGCGCTTCTACCCGAGACCCCTCCATCCAACTGGCAGCCCAGCGTCTGGGCCTGACTCACTGGGCAGGACGGAGGCAGGCGCCGTGTCCGCCCCAGGAACAGCTGGTGGCCAAGGGGTGGACGGCAGGGACCACCAGAGCGGCCACAAGAAAGAGCAGAGTCCAGGGCCACACCCCCTCAGCCTCAGAGGAGCCCTGGGAACCCGTGCTGTGACGCCCGCAGGGACAAGCCCAGGTCACAAGTAAGGTGAACGGGCTGAGAAGGCAGCGGAGGGGCTGCAGGTCCCAGTGACACgacggtggggaggggagggggtacAGGAGGCAGGCACCGCGGGGGCTGGGCCGGGGTCCCTACCAGCGTGGCGGGGATCCCGGGGTAGAGACGCAGCAGGCCCACGTCGCGCTCCATGCCGCCGTGCACCACCAGCCGGCCCTGCCCACGGACCTTCCGCACCAGCTCCCGGTTGACTGCGAGGACAGAGGGACCGAATGCACACCTTCCGGCCACCTGCAGGCCACGGCCCCGGCCCAGCCTCCCCGGACCCCCCGGCCTCTGTCTGGTGCCTCCGGAGTCCCgtcccctgccccctctcccagcTCGCTCAGGCGAGGGGTGCAGCTCCAGCCTGAGCCAGCCCCCGTGGCAGGCATGGGGTCCAGGGGGCGAAGAGGACCCTGCAGGGACAGAGGCCTCCAGAGCCCAGCAAGCCACGCCAGTgcaggagaggggaagggcaggtggaggaagggccttccaggcagacggggcagagctggggcatcACCAGGAACCTGCAATCCTGGGTCCCGGGAGCGGTCAGGGCGGCATCCTCTGACCAGCCAGCCTCACGAGCCCCTTACTGGGCACCGCCCTGGCCCACGGCCCAGCAAgtcagtgagtgaatgaatgactgagccttctggatccctaaccttTGGGGAAAGGAAACTTCCAGCTCATTCACCCCAAAGTCTCAGAGGCCTAACGTGAGCCCAGCCTGCTCTCCACGCCCAGGGCGGCTCCTGAGCCCCGTGGAGCGTGAAGGGGGCAGTTCCGTGGGGCCAGTGCCTGCCGTGCCGAGAACTCCCCAGACGATCAGCCTCTCCATGGGTCTAAAGGCTGCTGCTCTGCGGGGACCAAAGGCCTCCCAGGCCTTCTGCTCCAGCCATGGGCAGGGGGCAGGCGTCTGGGCGGCAGGCCTGGCCTTCGACCCTCAGGAGCCCGGCGCTGAGCCCAGGGTCAGGGTCCCGTTCTCTCGGCCCCTCGCACATGGCAGCCTCGAGCAGGCAGAGGCCCCATTGTCCAgcccagggaaactgaggcccagggagggaaagGGCCTTGCCCAAGGCTGCCCAGAGTCAGGTGCGGAGCCCGGAGGGGAATGTGGGCTCCAGGGCCCCCGCCCAGGGCTCCTCACCAGCCCGGTCCCGTGGAGGGGGTGCAAGCCTGCGGGCCTCCTGCTGTTCCCACCAGAGCAGTTCTCATACGATAATAAACTGAGGAACGTTCCAGACACGTGCTGCCCTTTCGCGGGgagctgggagggtgggagacgcggGGGCTCTGGGGCATGGGCTTGGGAGGAGGGCAGCCGCAGCATCCGTCAGCAGCGAGAGGCGTCCTTCAATTTCGGGCCCCGGCCCCAGCTGGGCGAGCAGATAAGACGGCGGCGGGTGGGAGCGAGGCCACCAGCCAGGAGTTATGGCTGCAGAGGGGGGTTTACGGAGACAGAGCAGGCCCACGCCGCCCCGCCCAGCCAGCCCATCCCCCTCAGAGTCCATGGGACCCCAAGTCCTTCCACCTGCGCCTACTGGACACCAGGGGACCGCTGTCCCCATGCGCGGAGGGGCCGAGAGGAGGGAAGGTGGTGTGAGGACCACCGTCCCTGCTCGGCCCTAACACTGCCACCGCAGGGCCACACAGCGGAGCCCACGTGCACAGGGGACACTGGGTTCCACGTCCCCTTCAGCTGCTGGGACCCCGCTGGCCCGAGCCTGTCGGCCTGACTCCCCCTCCCTGGGGCCACGGCTTCTGCACAGCGAGAACCTGGGGCTCCTGGAGGCCCGGTGTGACCGCACGTGCCTCACCCACTCAGGGAAGGGCAGTGCcagcacccaccccccaccccccaccgtgCACCCCTCCTTGCCCGGCACAGCTCCCCCACCGAGCCCCGAGCCCCTCGTCTGTGACAGCCTCACAGAGGGGAGGGAAAACGCAACAAAAAGCAGTGAGAGGGCGCCGGCCGCCCCAGTGCTGGTAGCAGCCCCCAGCCGCCGCCTCCTCAGGGGCCCCGCCGGGCACACGCCTGGCAGAGGCTGGTGTTTCTCAGCACCTGGTGCCGGGACCAGCCCGGGACGCTCACACACCACACGGGCACCCTGGCTGGGGGGACACAATCCTCCTGGGATCATGGGCTTGGGGGTCCAAGGGCGGCCTCTCCTCTCGGGGCCAGCCTCAGCCCCGCGCCCGGCCAGCCGTCCAGCCCAGCCCGCACCAGTGTGCCCTGCACCTCAAGGCCGGCGCGGGCTTGGCGTGGCACAGGTAGGGGCCTGGGGATCCAGGGTGAACTCCGCACCTGCCAGTGGGCTGTGTCCTGGGAgctcccctctgagcctcagagaaGGTGTGACTCAGCCCCCATGGGGGAGGGAGGCCTGCACAGCGGCCGCCCCCTCCTTCCCGCCCACTCCTCCTTCCTCGGCTGGCTGGCACCGGGGCAGGAGGGGCTGAGCGCCACTGCCCACCACAGCAAGGAAGCGATCCATCTGCCAGTACCAGCACAtgggccacctcctccaggaagccttcctgactcTGGCCCCGAGAACCCGGGCGTGCTATACACACCTTAGATGCACCAACCGTTCTGGGCCTTACCAACCCCCAGGCCGCTCCAGCAagcagggtgggtgggcaggcgGAGGGAAATGCAAGGTAAGACCCCCAGAATGAAGTCAGGGCTCGGGGCCGCAGTGCCTCCCTGCAtggtccttccctcctcctgctgTAGCCCCACAACCGCCTGGCAGAGGTCCTGCCCGCCACCACGCCTGGATGCCCACGTCTCGAAGGCACAGGAGGAGACACGGTGGGGGGGGCGAGGGGGCAACATGTAGACGGCAGGGACCAGGCGGACAGCAAGGCCACCGGAGCGAAGCCGTCACGCCGCCTCGCGGAGGGGCTGGCCATGCCCACGGccggagggggggtgggggaccCCGGAGACACCCAGGAGAGCGGACATCCTGGGTGGAGAGAGTCTCCACGGCCATGAGGGCGGCTGAGTCAGGTGAGGCCTGAGCACCAACCCCGCGGCGCTCGCCGAGGACTCGGCTGGAGACGGCTCCTCACCAGGGCCGGCGTCGGGGGTCCCCTGGGGGGAGGGCTCAGGGTCCACCACCCACGGGAGGCGTCGGGCAACCCCAGGACGGGGGATGGGCGGCCTGAAACACCCCTGAAAGTCCCCAGGACGAGGTCGCACTACCAGAACCACGTCCCCGGGAGGCCGAGGCGAGTGGCAGAGCCGCTGACCGTCACTGAGGGATTCCTGGGCCTGGGGCCACGTGGCCGAGGGAAGGCACACGAGGCTGATCGCCCAAACTTGGCCCCTCCCGGGATGGCCCCCCGGCTCCGAGCAGGGGTTACCTGCTGGGGCCTCCCCACTCTGAGCAGCGCCCCCCGGCCCCCGGCTTCTCCGCAGCCCAGGGCAGAACCCCGAGCCGTGCGCTCCCACCCAGGAGGCCCCGCACAGTCCCCGCAGCAGCTCCCTGCACGCTGTGACGCGACGTGACCCCTGCTCACTTACTTGTGACATCAGCGCCCACGGTGGCCAGAGG includes the following:
- the ASPG gene encoding 60 kDa lysophospholipase isoform X2 produces the protein MARAAGPERRLLAIYTGGTIGMRSERGVLVPGKGLAAVLRTLPMFHDEGHAQACGLPEDTLVLPPASPACPEQRVMYTVLECQPLFDSSDMTITEWVQIAQTIERHYGQYHGFVVIHGTDTMAFAASVLSFMLENLQKTVILTGAQVPIHALWNDGRENLLGALLLAGQYVIPEVCLFFQNQLFRGNRVTKVDTRRFAAFCSPNLPPLATVGADVTINRELVRKVRGQGRLVVHGGMERDVGLLRLYPGIPATLVRVFLQPPLKGVVLETFGSGNGPTKPDLLQELREAAERGLVIVNCTHCLQGAVTSDYGAGTALAGAGTISGSDMTSEAALAKLSYVLGLPGLSLDGRKELLARDLRGEMTLPATDELRPSLRGSTLGRGVAQLLSLSQGWAAARRVRPVVTVDASGLNDSRSQAPPWCLARGCLRGPLMGPPAVWSLGELLGDPSTGSKCPFLLGGPGTPSHPPPGRCPMSYPCLLAHRRGRRGRGSQRAGGRPRSHS